TTCGCCCGCTCCGGCGTGAACGCCTGGAGCAGCCTCAGATCCTTGTAGTCGATGAACTTGATCTTCTCGTCGCAGAACTTGCAGAACTTCTTCTTCCGGAACAGGAACTTCTTCTTGTACTGCTTCTTGCGGCCCCGGTCCTGGCCGCGGCCTCCTCCGGACTCCCTGCCTCCCATCCTCATCTGGTCTCCCCGGCCCCTAGGGCGCGATCAGCGGCTCGGCCATGAGCTCGTCGCGCTCCGGCCGCGGTTTCATCATCGGTGACGGGCCGATCTGGGCCTCGTTCTCGACCCGGACCACGAGGTGCCGCAGGATCCGGTCGTTCATACGGTACCGCCTGTCCAGCTCCTTGACCAGCGAGGGCGGGCACTCGATCGTCATGAGAACGTAGACGCCCTCCTCGCTGCGACGGATCGGATAGGCGAGGCGTCGCTTCCCCCACTTCTCGATCTTGATGATCTTGCCCTTGGCCGATCCGATCACCTGCTCGTATCCTTTGACCAGCTCGTCGATCTCCTCGTCCATGTAGGTCGGATCGGCGATGAACACCGTTTCGTATTGTAGCATTCCGGAAACTCCTCCCTGGCCTAGCCTGCGTCACCGCCGGCCTCGTCCGCCGGCTTCCTGTTGAACCGGTTCATTGCGATCGCCAGGCCTTCCGACAGCGCCAGCTCGGCGCAGTCGGCCGCCTGGGCGACGATCCGGGGCAGCTCCTTCTGCTGCCGACGCGGAAACCTATGCAGCACGAACTCGGCGTGCGGCTCGCCGGCATCGACGGGGCCCACCCCGACCCGCAGCCTCGCGAAGGCTTGCGTTCCCAGGGTCTCCAC
Above is a genomic segment from Candidatus Polarisedimenticolia bacterium containing:
- a CDS encoding 30S ribosomal protein S18 yields the protein MRMGGRESGGGRGQDRGRKKQYKKKFLFRKKKFCKFCDEKIKFIDYKDLRLLQAFTPERA
- the rpsF gene encoding 30S ribosomal protein S6; amino-acid sequence: MLQYETVFIADPTYMDEEIDELVKGYEQVIGSAKGKIIKIEKWGKRRLAYPIRRSEEGVYVLMTIECPPSLVKELDRRYRMNDRILRHLVVRVENEAQIGPSPMMKPRPERDELMAEPLIAP